TGGGTGAAGTATCTCTATACTCAATAATCCTAGGTAAGAGAACCAAGGAGATTGTTGACCTAAATAAAGCACCTGTTGTTAGGCGATTATGGCTGAGGTTCTGCGAATCAAGAATCAAATGGCTACTACCAGGCACGCTTCTCGGCTTAGTAACCAGACGTTACTGCATATAAGCCTAAGTCTCCTTACCATTACTAGTCTTTAACTGTGTCTTTAGGATTTGGTTGAATGATTCAGCATCTTCCCTGACTAACCCCTTAAGCTCTTCAGGCTTCTCAACTGTAATTACCTCATTTTCCCATAGTGCTTTAATTACGTTTACTGCTACATGCCTTACCGCTGGGCTTGCTTCTTCGCTGCTCTTCGTTATCCACGTTACTAATGTTCGCCAAGTGGGTGGATTTATCTCACTACCCTTACGGTATTTTATGTAGTAGTCCAGCTCCTTAATGTAGTTGTCAATGGGTTCACCCTCCCTATCAGGGTACTTCCCTAGGCTCATCCTTAACCACTCCTCAGCCTTCCCCCTAGCCACTAGCCCCATGTTGATTACTTGGCCTAGCGTGGTCCAGATTAAGGCATGCCTAGCATCTGGCAGGAGAATACCATTATCAACAATGTATTTCACCCAGCCATAGCCCAGTAGCTCCCTAGGCCCACAAACCCTGCCTATTATCGGGTTGCTTAAGCAAATCCTACTGCTTTCCCTTTCACTGCACTTGAATACTGCCCATAGTACCGATACGTCAATGCCACTATCCCTCATTTTAGCCAACTCAATGCAAGCATCAGTCCTATTTCCCTGGGGCTTAACCTGCGGTGTTGTCTTCTTCTCCTCATTAAACATTAATGCCAGTGCCTTAGCAATATTTATTGGCAGCATGTGCCTATTGAAGTCAATATCCATTGTGCTGTTTAGGAATTCAGCAACCTTACCACACCTCAGGTTGACTGTGTAGGGTAGCCTAAACGTGTGGCTTGGGGTTAAGGTTTGTGAATCAGGCTTAATGCCTAATTCCCCAAATTTAAGCACGTTAGCTAACCCAATGGCTACTGCCGGCAAGTAATTGGCTTCAATGAAGTCACTTAGGAAGTAGACTATGTGAATACCCTTACAGCCTGAGTGTAGTATGAGGGGTTCAACATTAAGCACATTTACTGAAGCCTTAACCACCCTGTCGGCAGTCTCCTTAACTCTATCCAAGCCGCCTTCACCTAAGTCAACGTCTATTATGACCCTATCAGCCACAGTGAACCTAGTCTCCTTAGGCATCCTGCACCCTCCATGGAGTTGATTAATGAATGATGCGGATACAGCCATGTTAACCCTACCATTTAAGTAATCTATTAGGCTTATCCACGGTGATTCAACACCATCCTTAAGCAGCTCAATCACATTAGGCTTAATTGCACAGTAGCCAATCACTCCACCAAACCTGGCTAAACGCCTAGGTAACTTAACTGGCTCACCACCATATGTTTGAAGCCTCCTAGCCACTATCGTTAAGTCATCACTCATGTGCCTACTATTCCAGTCAATAATCCTATCCGCATGCGGCCCCAGGAGCCACTTAACCCAAACATCCCTATGGCTAATTCTTTTAACCATCATGCCTCATGCACCTGATGCCAGCCACCCTACAGAACTCATCCAGTGGAAACCATTGGTAGCCAGTATTGAACCTAACAATGTACAAGTCACCCCTAGTCCTAGTTAAGGCAACGTAGAGTGGCCTAACGTCACCATGAACAGCGTCGAAGGCGATCTTCCTTCTTGTGGTTGCATTAATTATGAAGACTGCATCAGCCTCAAGACCCTTCATGGTGTAGGGTGTATCAATTGTTATTTGGCCAATGCCTATCGATTTCGACTTAAATTCACCCAATATCTGCTTAACCCTCTCCCTAACCTCAGTCTGCGTTTGAACCAGTAACGAATCCTTAACCCTCCTACTCAACGCTTCAACCAAGTCCACAGCTAACTTAATTAATTGATCACCGTACTCGTTTACAAGATCCCCAAGAGGAACTGTACCCTCAACCAGTGCTTGTGCCGCTTCAATAACCCTCCTAACGCTTGTTGGTAGGTCCTTAAGGAAGTTGACCCTGTAGCCTGTGTGGGTCATTACTGAAAGGGCTATGCTGACCACAACCTCATTTGATGGGGCAATTATGAAGACCCTCTTACCCTCATCAGCAAGCCTCCTAACAAGCTCTAACATTTCGCCAGGATTAATCACTGCAATATTGCCCTTGATCGGCGTCCCACACCAAGCCTTAGGAACCCTCACGCCCCTACTCCATCTAATTAATGCCCTTTGAGCAACCTGCGCAATGTTGTCTGGAACCCTGTGTGACCTCTTTAGGTGAATTACCTTACCATCAATCTCCTTATTTTTAACCATATTAATCAGCCTTAATGCGACCTCACCACACATAGCGTAATGTAACCTTCTATATACGCATTGGTCATCATCGAAGGCTATTATGAGCACGTCAACATGCTTAAATAGCCTAGCTACGGAGGCTAGCATGACTGGCGAATAGTCCTGGAATTCATCAATGAATAATGCCTCATAACCGTTAAAGAAGCCTTCACCCTCACCATCAGCCACCTTAGCCCTAGCGAAGGTGAAGTCTAAGGCGTTTATAGATTGGCCATTGTAAATGAGGTCATACCTACATATTGGTGGTTGAACACCAAGCATTGCTGAATATAGGCACAATGCCAAAGCCGCATCATTCAACTTCAAGCCGACTAAATGACTAACTAACCACCTAGCACCTTCAATGCCAGCCTTATTGACTGAAACATCCAAATAATGAAATAGTAAATTACCAGGCGCCTCGCTGTATGGGTCAAGGCTATAGGGTATGCCGAATACATGCGATGCAAAGCTCCTTATTCTCTCAACCGCGTACTCAACATTCCTCGTTTCAACCCATTCAAGGTTTTTCAAACTTCCCCTTGGGTAGGCTCTTAGTAGCGAATCAATACCCAATGCCTTGGTTATTAGTGAGTCAAGCGTATATGACTCAAGCCCCCTACTATTATTTTCCTCGGCAACACTTCTATTAAATGCAATAGCCACGCCTTTACCACGTCTCGCTGCCTCATTAATGCCCCTCTCAGTTTTACCAACGCCTGGTGCTCCAATTATCAGGATATTGTAGGCATTACGGGCGAGGTTTAAGAATGAGTTCACATACTGTGTATTGGTTTGAATAACGTCAAATGTAAGCCGCTCAAGGAGAGTCATTGATCCACTTATTGAGGCAGGATGAACCGCCTTAGGCACAGTCATCACCCGGCCCCAGCCGGCTCATTCCAGTGTATTGATGCGTGTATTGGTGTGTATT
This region of Caldivirga sp. genomic DNA includes:
- a CDS encoding UvrD-helicase domain-containing protein — translated: MPKAVHPASISGSMTLLERLTFDVIQTNTQYVNSFLNLARNAYNILIIGAPGVGKTERGINEAARRGKGVAIAFNRSVAEENNSRGLESYTLDSLITKALGIDSLLRAYPRGSLKNLEWVETRNVEYAVERIRSFASHVFGIPYSLDPYSEAPGNLLFHYLDVSVNKAGIEGARWLVSHLVGLKLNDAALALCLYSAMLGVQPPICRYDLIYNGQSINALDFTFARAKVADGEGEGFFNGYEALFIDEFQDYSPVMLASVARLFKHVDVLIIAFDDDQCVYRRLHYAMCGEVALRLINMVKNKEIDGKVIHLKRSHRVPDNIAQVAQRALIRWSRGVRVPKAWCGTPIKGNIAVINPGEMLELVRRLADEGKRVFIIAPSNEVVVSIALSVMTHTGYRVNFLKDLPTSVRRVIEAAQALVEGTVPLGDLVNEYGDQLIKLAVDLVEALSRRVKDSLLVQTQTEVRERVKQILGEFKSKSIGIGQITIDTPYTMKGLEADAVFIINATTRRKIAFDAVHGDVRPLYVALTRTRGDLYIVRFNTGYQWFPLDEFCRVAGIRCMRHDG